From the genome of Ananas comosus cultivar F153 linkage group 18, ASM154086v1, whole genome shotgun sequence, one region includes:
- the LOC109724153 gene encoding pectin acetylesterase 12-like has translation MKALWACASLGFVLVNCVHGLERWNVSNRSLVSNPLLVGLTLIQSAAAQGAVCLDGSLPGYHLHPGYGSGANSWLVNLEGGGWCGDVSSCVFRKTNRRGSSNYMEKEIPFTGILSDKREENPDFYNWNRVKVRYCDGASFTGEGHNRAAGLFFRGQRIYVAAMQELMLRGMRNADQALLAGCSAGGLATIQHCDEFRALFPGSTRVKCLADAGMFLDTADIAGGRTLRSFFGDIVNLQHSARSLPTSCTSRMDAISCFFPQNVLPNIQTPLFILNTAYDVWQLQQSLAPKTVDPQGRWAKCRRNHLFCDTNQINFLQGFRNEMLNYLKGFSTSRQNGLFINSCFAHCQMERQDTWYASNSPLIENKRVATAVGDWYFERTLVKAIDCAYPCDRTCHNLVFKTSN, from the exons atgAAGGCATTGTGGGCGTGTGCCTCATTAGGCTTTGTTTTGGTGAACTGTGTTCATGGGTTAGAGAGGTGGAATGTGAGCAATCGGTCCTTGGTGAGCAATCCCCTGCTTGTGGGCTTGACTCTCATTCAATCCGCCGCGGCGCAGGGAGCTG TATGCTTAGATGGAAGCTTACCTGGTTACCACCTACATCCTGGGTATGGATCAGGCGCAAATAGTTGGCTAGTTAATCTAGAG GGCGGAGGCTGGTGTGGCGACGTTAGTTCTTGTGTTTTCCGCAAGACAAATCGTCGCGGCTCATCAAACTACATGGAAAAGGAGATTCCGTTTACAGGAATACTCAGCGACAAACGTGAAGAAAATCCTG ACTTTTATAACTGGAACCGAGTAAAAGTTCGCTACTGCGATGGAGCATCTTTTACTGGTGAAGGCCACAATAGG GCCGCAGGGCTATTTTTCCGAGGTCAGAGGATCTATGTAGCTGCTATGCAAGAACTTATGCTAAGGGGAATGCGCAATGCTGATCAG GCCCTCCTTGCCGGGTGTTCTGCTGGGGGGCTCGCTACCATACAACACTGCGATGAATTCCGAGCATTATTTCCAGGAAGCACGAGAGTCAAGTGTCTTGCAGATGCGGGCATGTTCCTCGACAC TGCCGACATTGCCGGAGGTCGCACACTAAGATCTTTCTTTGGAGATATAGTTAATTTACAG CACTCCGCGAGGAGCTTGCCCACGAGCTGCACTTCTCGCATGGACGCAATTTCG TGCTTCTTTCCGCAGAATGTGTTGCCCAACATTCAGACTCCTCTTTTCATTTTGAATACTGCGTACGACGTGTGGCAG CTCCAGCAAAGTTTAGCCCCGAAAACAGTTGATCCGCAAGGGCGTTGGGCAAAATGTAGGAGGAATCACTTGTTTTGCGACACCAATCAGATCAACTTTTTGCAAG GATTCAGGAATGAAatgcttaattatttaaaagGTTTCTCCACGTCAAGGCAAAATGGGCTCTTTATAAATTCGTGTTTCGCTCATTGTCAAATGGAGAGGCAGGACACGTGGTACGCGAGTAACTCTCCACTTATCGAGAACAAG